Proteins from one Impatiens glandulifera chromosome 2, dImpGla2.1, whole genome shotgun sequence genomic window:
- the LOC124925892 gene encoding protein NRT1/ PTR FAMILY 6.2-like, producing the protein MDGKMSWAVGNTVDYKGFPADRSKTGGWVPAALILGIEVSERLSTMGIAVNLVTYLGGTMHLPSSTSANIVTDFMGTSFLLCLLGGFLADSFLGRYRTIAIFAIIQTLGTGSLAIVTKLPKLRPTPCHTHIVSNCKQASEFQMGVLYLALYIIALGTGGLKSSVSGFGTDQFDEKDEKEKTQMAYFFQRFFFFISIGTLTAVTVLVYIQDEVGRSLAYGICSISMAVAIVIFLSGSRRYRYKKSTGSPIVQILQVIAAAIRKRKLEVPYDVTLLYENTPHESRIYHSDQFSLLDKAAVVTEEDMEGNNSSNPPNPWKLCTVTRVEEVKMMAKLLPVWVTTIMFWTTYAQMITFSVVQASTMDRSLGSFKIPAGSLTVFFVAAILITLAFYDRLIMPLWKKWKGKPGFTSLQRMALGLILSGLGMAAAAIAEMKRLSVAHDVGLATATVPVSVFLLIPQFFLVGAGEAFIYTGQLDFFITQSPKGMKTMSTGLFLTTLSLGFFMSSFLVSVTKKVTGGGGREGWIADNINFGRLDLFYALLTILSLLNFLVYLLFASWYKPQKVQDNGSGVEMEGLANGSHHGEEKC; encoded by the exons ATG GATGGAAAGATGAGTTGGGCAGTTGGTAATACTGTTGACTATAAAGGGTTCCCAGCGGACAGGTCTAAGACCGGTGGTTGGGTGCCAGCAGCTCTGATTCTAG GGATTGAAGTATCTGAAAGGCTTTCAACAATGGGAATAGCAGTGAACCTTGTGACATACTTGGGTGGCACAATGCATTTGCCAAGTTCAACTTCAGCCAATATTGTCACTGATTTCATGGGAACTTCTTTCCTCCTTTGCCTTCTCGGTGGCTTCCTCGCAGATTCATTTCTCGGAAGATACAGAACTATCGCCATCTTCGCCATTATTCAAACACTA GGAACAGGATCACTAGCAATTGTGACAAAACTTCCAAAACTAAGGCCAACACCTTGCCATACTCATATAGTGAGCAACTGCAAGCAGGCCAGTGAATTCCAAATGGGCGTTCTCTACTTAGCTCTTTACATTATCGCCCTAGGAACGGGAGGCCTGAAATCGAGCGTATCAGGATTCGGAACAGACCAATTCGACGAGAAAGATGAGAAAGAGAAGACTCAAATGGCCTATTTCTTCCAGagatttttcttctttatcaGCATTGGAACTCTGACAGCTGTAACGGTTCTTGTTTACATACAAGATGAGGTCGGGCGGAGCTTGGCTTATGGGATTTGCTCTATTTCAATGGCTGTAGCGATCGTGATCTTTCTTTCGGGTAGTAGAAGATATAGGTATAAGAAGAGCACGGGCAGCCCCATTGTTCAAATTTTACAGGTTATTGCAGCTGCCATTAGGAAGAGGAAACTTGAAGTTCCTTATGATGTTACCTTGTTGTATGAAAACACGCCTCATGAATCAAGAATATATCACTCTGATCAATTCAG ttTGTTGGACAAGGCAGCAGTTGTAACAGAAGAGGACATGGAAGGGAACAACAGTTCGAATCCTCCGAATCCATGGAAGCTGTGTACGGTAACAAGAGTGGAGGAGGTGAAGATGATGGCGAAGCTTCTTCCTGTGTGGGTAACGACCATCATGTTCTGGACGACTTATGCCCAGATGATCACATTTTCGGTGGTGCAAGCTTCCACCATGGACAGATCATTAGGAAGCTTCAAGATTCCGGCTGGCTCTCTTACTGTTTTCTTTGTAGCTGCAATCCTAATCACACTTGCCTTCTATGATCGCCTCATCATGCCACTTTGGAAGAAATGGAAGGGCAAGCCAg GGTTCACTAGCTTGCAAAGGATGGCCTTGGGACTTATCCTCTCGGGTTTAGGAATGGCAGCTGCAGCCATAGCCGAAATGAAGAGATTATCAGTAGCCCACGACGTTGGTTTAGCAACGGCCACCGTTCCGGTGTCGGTGTTCCTACTGATCCCACAGTTCTTTCTAGTGGGAGCCGGAGAAGCCTTTATCTACACAGGGCAACTAGACTTCTTCATAACTCAATCACCGAAAGGAATGAAGACAATGAGTACAGGCCTGTTCCTAACGACTCTATCTCTAGGGTTCTTCATGAGCAGCTTCTTGGTGTCGGTGACGAAGAAGGTAACCGGAGGCGGTGGACGGGAAGGATGGATTGCGGATAACATTAACTTCGGAAGGCTTGACTTGTTCTACGCTCTGTTAACTATTCTGAGTTTATTGAACTTTCTAGTATACTTGTTATTTGCCTCATGGTACAAGCCACAAAAGGTGCAGGACAATGGTAGTGGCGTGGAAATGGAAGGTTTGGCCAATGGGTCTCATCATGGAGAAGAGAAATGCTAG